The following coding sequences are from one Limnobacter sp. SAORIC-580 window:
- a CDS encoding DUF3422 family protein, translating to MNKSNLLPQPYPLRHALNDEVHSRPTEALWPQERVFHIALLVQGDVTPEIVAQLQALVDYCGCKPVSDDELAAPQVSLSLCGGESALRLRLERHNEFITLTFFERADHAIVFDRPVTRRLPPSWMAALPGVMLVAIELFVQKTDTPREPRSVAGYFDGNTLIGGMIANGAGQVFSDLRIADRGASRILICNLKMGSRQLGRVVQRTIEMETYRMMALLSFPVARATLPKLSSYEDRLVKLATEMAETSKTEDLAEVTSEDVELDRKLLSQLTDLAARVEQLSAENRVRFTAAEAYTDLVKKRIAELKEIPMVGMQTFGEFMDRRLGPAMKTCTWTARRQDELAARISRVTQLLRTRVEIERESQNQRLLTSMDKRAKVQLRLQETVEGLSIVAISYYGASLVGYLAKGLKTVGVPVSPDLAIAVAIPTIAVLAYVSMQAMKKRMGLKG from the coding sequence ATGAACAAAAGCAATTTGCTGCCCCAGCCATATCCGTTGCGGCATGCACTCAACGATGAAGTTCATTCCCGCCCCACTGAGGCCCTGTGGCCACAGGAAAGGGTGTTCCATATCGCTTTGCTGGTGCAAGGAGATGTGACGCCTGAGATCGTGGCGCAACTGCAAGCACTGGTGGACTATTGCGGATGCAAACCAGTTTCCGATGACGAGCTGGCTGCACCCCAGGTAAGCCTTAGCCTGTGCGGCGGTGAATCTGCCTTGCGCCTGCGGCTGGAGCGCCACAATGAATTCATTACATTGACCTTCTTTGAGCGGGCTGATCATGCGATTGTGTTTGATCGCCCGGTAACACGCCGTTTGCCGCCCAGTTGGATGGCTGCTCTGCCAGGCGTGATGTTGGTGGCCATTGAGCTGTTTGTTCAAAAAACGGACACCCCCCGAGAACCGCGTAGCGTGGCCGGTTATTTTGATGGCAACACCCTCATTGGCGGCATGATTGCCAATGGCGCGGGGCAGGTGTTTTCCGATCTTCGAATTGCAGACCGAGGTGCAAGTCGCATTTTGATTTGCAATTTGAAAATGGGATCGCGACAACTGGGCAGGGTGGTTCAGCGCACCATCGAGATGGAAACTTACCGCATGATGGCCTTGCTCAGCTTTCCGGTGGCGCGTGCTACATTGCCGAAGCTTTCGTCTTATGAAGACCGCTTGGTGAAGCTGGCCACTGAAATGGCCGAAACCAGCAAAACCGAAGACCTGGCCGAAGTGACCAGCGAGGATGTGGAGCTGGATCGAAAGTTGTTGAGCCAGCTGACCGACCTGGCTGCGCGTGTGGAGCAGTTAAGCGCCGAGAACCGGGTACGTTTTACCGCAGCTGAAGCATACACCGACCTGGTTAAAAAACGCATTGCCGAATTGAAAGAAATCCCCATGGTGGGCATGCAAACCTTTGGCGAGTTCATGGACCGCCGCTTGGGCCCCGCCATGAAAACCTGCACCTGGACTGCACGCCGGCAAGACGAATTGGCCGCCCGTATTTCACGGGTAACCCAACTGCTGCGCACGCGGGTTGAAATTGAGCGTGAAAGCCAGAACCAGCGATTGCTGACCAGCATGGACAAGCGTGCCAAGGTGCAGTTGCGCTTGCAGGAAACCGTGGAAGGTTTGTCGATTGTTGCCATTTCCTATTACGGTGCCAGCTTGGTGGGTTACCTGGCCAAGGGTTTGAAAACGGTGGGTGTGCCTGTTTCACCCGACTTGGCCATTGCCGTGGCCATTCCGACCATTGCTGTGCTGGCGTATGTCAGCATGCAAGCCATGAAAAAGCGCATGGGTTTGAAAGGCTGA
- the uvrC gene encoding excinuclease ABC subunit UvrC, whose protein sequence is MTDEQQAPETPFDIVAFLKELTTRPGVYRMIDANGTVMYVGKAKNLKKRVSSYFQKTHASPRTSHMVERIVRVDVTPTRTEAEALLLENNLIKSLSPRYNILFRDDKSYPYLRLTNHKYPRVAYYRGAVDKKSQFFGPFPNAWAVKESIQVLQRVFLLRTCEDTVFSHRSRPCLQAQIQRCSAPCVNWISPEEYAKDVEAASRFLRGDHKSVLANLEEKMLEASGLLEFEKAAMYRNQLGALSRVLQKQSVDTTGGDDDADIIAVVIKGGAVCVNLAMVRGGRHLGDKPMFPSVAQASEDIGPEVLEAFLSQAYVDRPIPNLLIVNQDLDAPELLMALSQQAGKKINLIRQPQSERRKWLDMAVDNAEIAIARRIAEQGSAQFRTRALVETLGLETRLEEALQASEADGLLSGTAAGAEPVADSPAEEIDLLATLRVECFDISHTAGEATQASCVVFHNHDMQSREYRRYNIEGITPGDDYAAMRQAVTRRYQREGKTPIVMPHVVLIDGGKGQIEVARQVFEQLGLDIGLIVGVKKGENRKVGLETLVFPDGRPSLELGPGHPALMLIAQIRDEAHRFAITGMRAKRAKARQASELDEIEGIGARRKQKLLTRFGGLRGVKAASVEDLQTVEGISKTLAEEIYRRLH, encoded by the coding sequence ATGACCGACGAGCAACAAGCGCCAGAGACACCCTTTGACATCGTTGCGTTTTTGAAGGAATTGACCACAAGGCCCGGTGTGTATCGCATGATTGATGCAAATGGCACCGTGATGTATGTGGGCAAGGCCAAGAACCTGAAAAAACGGGTGTCTTCATACTTCCAGAAAACCCATGCCAGCCCGCGCACCAGCCATATGGTAGAGCGTATTGTGAGGGTGGATGTAACACCGACCCGAACTGAAGCAGAGGCCTTGCTGCTTGAAAACAACCTGATTAAAAGCTTAAGCCCACGCTACAACATTTTGTTTCGCGATGACAAAAGCTACCCCTACTTGCGGCTGACGAATCACAAGTACCCGCGTGTGGCTTATTACCGGGGTGCGGTGGATAAAAAATCACAATTTTTTGGCCCCTTTCCCAACGCTTGGGCTGTGAAGGAAAGCATTCAGGTTTTGCAGCGTGTATTTTTGCTGCGGACCTGTGAAGACACCGTATTTTCTCATCGCTCACGCCCGTGTTTGCAGGCGCAAATTCAGCGGTGCAGTGCGCCGTGTGTGAACTGGATCAGCCCGGAAGAGTATGCGAAAGATGTAGAAGCCGCATCGCGCTTCTTGCGGGGCGACCACAAGTCGGTACTGGCCAATCTGGAAGAGAAAATGCTGGAAGCCAGCGGCTTGCTCGAGTTTGAAAAAGCAGCCATGTACCGCAACCAGTTGGGTGCACTGAGCCGGGTGTTACAAAAGCAGTCTGTTGACACCACCGGCGGTGATGACGATGCAGACATTATCGCTGTGGTTATCAAGGGCGGTGCGGTTTGCGTGAACCTGGCCATGGTGCGCGGCGGGCGGCATTTGGGTGACAAACCCATGTTCCCCAGTGTGGCGCAGGCCAGCGAGGACATTGGCCCCGAGGTGCTGGAAGCCTTCTTGAGCCAGGCCTATGTGGACAGGCCAATTCCAAACCTGTTGATTGTGAATCAGGACCTGGACGCGCCTGAACTGCTGATGGCCTTGAGCCAACAAGCTGGCAAAAAAATCAACCTGATTCGACAGCCGCAAAGCGAGCGCAGAAAGTGGTTGGACATGGCGGTTGACAATGCGGAAATCGCAATTGCCAGACGAATCGCAGAGCAGGGTTCTGCGCAATTCCGCACGCGTGCGTTGGTTGAAACCCTGGGCCTGGAAACACGGCTTGAAGAAGCCTTGCAGGCCAGTGAGGCTGATGGCTTGCTCAGCGGAACGGCCGCAGGAGCCGAGCCTGTGGCAGATTCGCCTGCTGAGGAAATTGATTTGTTGGCCACTTTGCGTGTGGAATGTTTTGACATTTCGCACACGGCTGGCGAGGCCACGCAGGCCTCGTGTGTGGTGTTTCACAATCACGACATGCAAAGTCGTGAGTACCGCCGCTACAACATTGAGGGCATTACCCCGGGCGACGATTATGCAGCCATGCGCCAAGCGGTCACACGGCGTTATCAGCGCGAAGGAAAAACCCCCATCGTGATGCCGCATGTGGTGTTGATCGATGGTGGCAAAGGGCAAATTGAAGTGGCACGCCAGGTGTTTGAGCAACTGGGCCTGGACATTGGCCTGATTGTGGGTGTAAAAAAAGGCGAGAATCGCAAGGTAGGTCTGGAAACACTGGTGTTTCCAGATGGGCGTCCAAGCCTGGAGCTGGGCCCTGGTCACCCCGCACTCATGTTGATTGCGCAAATTCGTGACGAGGCCCACCGCTTTGCGATTACCGGCATGCGGGCCAAGCGTGCCAAGGCAAGGCAAGCTTCCGAGCTGGATGAAATTGAAGGCATTGGCGCGCGTCGCAAGCAAAAGTTGCTGACCCGTTTTGGCGGTTTGCGTGGTGTAAAAGCAGCCAGCGTGGAAGACTTGCAAACGGTCGAGGGCATTTCGAAAACGCTGGCCGAAGAAATATATCGGCGTTTGCATTGA
- a CDS encoding uracil-DNA glycosylase produces the protein MGSKTVWQPLVMDQQWPTRVFDVNCTACPRLHAFHEQNRQKFPDHFNGPVPPFGPVNAELLIVGLAPGLHGANRSGRPFTGDYCGDLLYSTLHKYGFANRPVSMAVGDGMQLLNARVSNAVKCVPPENKPTPAEIKTCNKFIAHEFKVHPPKAVLALGLVGHQAVLKAMDQKQSAFKFGHAAQHDLGAFRLFDSYHVSRYNTQTGRLTAPMFESVLESISHFLKG, from the coding sequence ATGGGCAGTAAAACCGTGTGGCAACCTCTGGTCATGGATCAGCAATGGCCCACCAGGGTGTTTGATGTGAATTGCACGGCATGCCCGCGCCTGCACGCTTTTCATGAACAAAACAGGCAAAAATTTCCTGACCATTTCAACGGGCCGGTGCCACCCTTTGGCCCGGTAAATGCTGAGTTGTTGATTGTTGGCTTGGCCCCCGGACTGCATGGCGCAAACCGCAGCGGAAGGCCTTTCACGGGTGACTATTGCGGCGACTTGCTGTACAGCACCTTGCACAAATATGGCTTTGCCAACAGGCCAGTTTCCATGGCTGTGGGCGATGGCATGCAACTGCTGAATGCGCGTGTGAGCAATGCTGTAAAGTGTGTTCCGCCGGAAAACAAGCCAACGCCGGCTGAAATAAAAACCTGCAACAAGTTCATTGCCCATGAGTTCAAAGTACACCCACCCAAGGCAGTGCTGGCACTGGGTTTGGTGGGGCACCAAGCGGTGCTGAAAGCCATGGACCAAAAGCAAAGTGCGTTCAAATTTGGGCATGCAGCCCAACATGACTTGGGTGCGTTTCGCTTATTCGACAGTTATCACGTTAGCCGATACAACACGCAAACGGGCCGGCTAACCGCACCCATGTTCGAAAGCGTACTGGAATCGATCAGCCATTTCCTGAAAGGGTGA
- the purL gene encoding phosphoribosylformylglycinamidine synthase: MSLALSSADQFDVSTFHGASALSAFRAEGLLKRLQAIDSNVSAVRAHFVHFVATRGALEGPQRKVMEGLLDYGHPAPALDRVDLSCVVVPRLGTVSPWASKATDIAHNAGLANVVRMERGIEFQLTFKKGLLGGSKLPEGTALQALKAVLYDRMTETVLPDGFDVKGLFLPLQGKSLQIVELSEGRNSLVKANSELGLALSDDEIDYLLDAYTVMGRSPTDVELMMFAQANSEHCRHKIFNATWTIDGQAQNETLFGMIRNTHKTTPQGTVVAYSDNAAVIAGGKAERFFADADGVYRPHEETTHFVIKVETHNHPTAISPYAGAATGSGGEIRDEGATGRGAKPKAGLCGFTTSHLRFEGGNESWESGQDALVPLEQRAEQPQPVGIPTRIATPEQIMIDGPIGAAAFNNEFGRPNLGGYFRTFEQRVGDRVYGYHKPIMIAGGLGNIREVHTHKCDLPAGSLLIQLGGPGMRIGMGGGAASSMNAGTNTESLDFDSVQRANPEMERRAQEVLDRCWTLGEANPILSIHDVGAGGISNAFPELADASNKGAEFDLRKVNLDESGLSPAEIWCNESQERYVMGIAPESLELFTQLCERERCPFCVVGVVTDERQLKVLDAESTSNPVDMPMEVLLGKPPRMERNDNRVETVKAAMDLTQTELGQAIEQVLKFPAVASKRFLITIGDRTVGGFTARDQMVGPYQVPVADVAVTIDDYTGYAGQAMAMGERTPLAVLNAPASGRMAIAESITNLLAAPVEKLEDVKLSANWMAACGTPGQDAALFDTVKAIGMDLCPQLGLGIPVGKDSLSMRTRWNEGDVQKEVLSPVSLIVSAFSKINDVRGTLTPVLNTAEDTVLVLVDLARGKMRMGASVLAQVTNQLGTDVPDVEDASDIKNFAQALNALRQKGLVHAYHDRSDGGLLAALAEMSFASRCGLSINLDLITIDPYSADWGDFKIRPEQVSVQRGELTLKALFNEELGVVLQVPAAQKSEAMQVLRDFNLSKHSNIIGKPNDRDVIEFYRDAKCIYSESRAKLQGIWDDTSYQIAKRRDNPACAESEHKAAAELPNALVWKPSFDITENPAAPFIATGAKPRVAVLREQGVNGQLEMAGAFTLAGFEAVDVHMSDLLTGKRKLTDFQGLAACGGFSYGDVLGAGEGWAKTIRYNSVLADQFAEFFGRGDVFGLGVCNGCQMMATLADLIPGATHWPKLMRNESEQYEARLVNVKINKTPSILLGGMEGSVVPVVVAHGEGRADFSRQGNHGKLSSEGLVAVQYVNSQGEATQQYPFNPNGSPEALAGFTTPDGRFTIMMPHPERVFRNVQMSWAPKDAGEFSPWMRLFYNARKALG; the protein is encoded by the coding sequence ATGTCTCTTGCCCTGTCTTCGGCTGATCAATTCGATGTTTCCACCTTCCACGGCGCGTCTGCCTTGTCTGCTTTTCGTGCAGAAGGTTTGCTGAAACGCCTGCAAGCCATTGATTCAAACGTGTCGGCGGTGCGTGCGCATTTCGTTCATTTTGTGGCCACCCGGGGTGCGCTGGAGGGGCCGCAGCGCAAGGTGATGGAAGGCCTGCTCGATTACGGCCATCCTGCGCCGGCTTTGGACCGTGTCGACCTCAGCTGTGTGGTTGTTCCCCGCTTGGGTACGGTCAGCCCCTGGGCCTCCAAGGCCACCGACATTGCTCACAACGCTGGCCTGGCCAATGTGGTGCGAATGGAGCGCGGTATTGAGTTTCAACTGACATTCAAAAAGGGCCTGCTGGGTGGCAGCAAGCTGCCCGAAGGCACAGCGTTGCAAGCCTTGAAGGCTGTTCTCTACGACCGCATGACCGAGACTGTTTTGCCCGATGGCTTTGATGTAAAAGGCCTGTTCCTGCCCCTGCAGGGTAAAAGCCTCCAAATTGTGGAGCTTAGCGAAGGACGTAATTCCCTGGTGAAAGCCAACAGCGAACTTGGTCTGGCGCTGAGCGACGATGAAATTGATTACCTGCTGGATGCCTATACTGTGATGGGTCGCTCACCCACAGACGTCGAACTGATGATGTTCGCGCAGGCGAACAGCGAACACTGCCGTCACAAAATTTTCAACGCAACCTGGACGATTGACGGACAGGCGCAAAATGAAACACTGTTCGGGATGATTCGCAACACCCACAAAACCACGCCGCAAGGCACGGTGGTGGCATATTCCGACAATGCAGCCGTAATTGCTGGTGGCAAGGCTGAGCGCTTTTTTGCTGATGCGGATGGCGTGTATCGACCGCACGAGGAAACCACGCATTTTGTGATCAAGGTTGAAACCCACAACCATCCCACCGCTATTTCGCCATATGCGGGCGCTGCCACCGGTTCAGGCGGCGAAATACGTGACGAGGGTGCCACTGGCCGTGGCGCCAAGCCCAAAGCTGGCCTGTGTGGTTTTACCACCTCGCATTTGCGTTTTGAAGGTGGCAATGAAAGCTGGGAAAGTGGGCAAGACGCATTGGTGCCACTGGAGCAACGTGCAGAGCAGCCACAGCCTGTCGGCATTCCCACACGCATCGCCACGCCTGAACAAATCATGATCGATGGCCCAATTGGTGCGGCTGCCTTCAACAATGAATTTGGTCGCCCAAACCTGGGTGGCTATTTCCGCACATTCGAGCAACGTGTGGGTGATCGTGTTTATGGTTATCACAAGCCCATCATGATTGCGGGTGGCCTGGGCAACATTCGGGAAGTGCACACCCACAAGTGCGATTTGCCTGCGGGCAGCTTGTTGATTCAACTGGGTGGCCCTGGCATGCGCATTGGCATGGGCGGTGGTGCAGCTTCGTCGATGAATGCCGGTACCAACACAGAGTCGCTCGATTTTGATTCTGTACAGCGTGCCAACCCTGAAATGGAACGCCGTGCGCAGGAAGTACTCGACCGCTGCTGGACTCTGGGCGAGGCCAATCCGATTTTGAGCATTCATGATGTGGGCGCGGGCGGTATTTCCAACGCATTCCCCGAACTTGCCGATGCATCGAACAAAGGTGCAGAATTTGATTTGCGCAAAGTGAATCTGGATGAAAGCGGTTTGAGTCCTGCAGAGATTTGGTGCAATGAATCGCAAGAGCGCTATGTGATGGGTATTGCGCCTGAATCGCTTGAACTGTTCACGCAACTGTGTGAGCGCGAGCGTTGCCCCTTCTGTGTGGTGGGTGTTGTAACCGATGAACGGCAGTTGAAAGTGCTGGATGCTGAAAGCACCAGCAACCCCGTTGATATGCCCATGGAAGTTTTGCTGGGCAAGCCACCACGCATGGAACGAAACGACAATCGTGTTGAAACGGTAAAGGCGGCAATGGATTTGACCCAAACCGAATTGGGGCAGGCCATTGAACAAGTACTGAAATTCCCCGCTGTGGCTTCCAAGCGTTTCCTGATTACCATTGGCGACCGCACGGTGGGTGGTTTCACAGCCCGCGACCAAATGGTGGGGCCTTACCAGGTACCCGTGGCCGATGTGGCAGTGACCATTGACGATTACACCGGCTACGCTGGCCAGGCCATGGCCATGGGTGAGCGCACACCGCTTGCAGTGTTGAATGCACCTGCTTCAGGCCGCATGGCGATTGCAGAAAGTATTACGAACCTGCTGGCTGCACCTGTTGAAAAACTGGAAGACGTGAAGCTGAGCGCCAACTGGATGGCGGCTTGCGGCACACCCGGGCAAGATGCGGCTTTGTTCGACACCGTGAAAGCCATTGGCATGGACCTTTGCCCACAGTTGGGCTTGGGCATTCCAGTGGGCAAAGATTCGCTTTCCATGCGCACCCGCTGGAATGAGGGCGATGTGCAGAAGGAAGTGTTGTCGCCTGTCAGCTTGATTGTTTCTGCTTTCTCAAAAATCAACGATGTGCGTGGCACGCTAACGCCTGTGCTGAACACTGCTGAAGACACCGTGCTGGTGCTGGTTGATTTGGCACGCGGCAAAATGCGCATGGGCGCCAGCGTGTTGGCACAGGTGACCAACCAGTTGGGCACCGATGTACCCGATGTGGAGGATGCAAGCGACATTAAAAACTTCGCACAGGCTTTGAATGCCTTACGCCAGAAAGGCTTGGTACATGCTTACCACGACCGCTCCGACGGTGGTCTGCTGGCCGCCTTGGCGGAAATGAGTTTTGCCAGCCGATGTGGTTTGTCGATTAACCTGGACTTGATCACCATTGACCCATATTCAGCCGATTGGGGCGACTTCAAAATTCGCCCAGAACAGGTCAGCGTGCAGCGCGGCGAACTTACCCTGAAAGCCTTGTTCAACGAAGAACTGGGTGTGGTACTGCAAGTGCCAGCAGCTCAAAAAAGCGAAGCCATGCAGGTGCTGCGCGACTTCAATTTGAGCAAACACAGCAATATTATCGGCAAGCCAAATGACCGCGATGTGATTGAGTTCTACCGCGACGCGAAATGCATTTATTCGGAAAGCCGTGCCAAGCTTCAAGGCATTTGGGATGACACCAGCTATCAAATTGCCAAGCGCCGTGACAACCCGGCCTGCGCAGAAAGCGAACACAAGGCCGCAGCAGAATTGCCAAATGCCTTGGTGTGGAAACCCAGCTTTGACATTACCGAAAACCCCGCAGCGCCTTTCATCGCAACAGGTGCCAAGCCGCGTGTTGCTGTGCTGCGCGAACAAGGCGTAAATGGCCAGCTCGAAATGGCCGGTGCGTTTACGCTGGCAGGGTTCGAAGCTGTGGATGTACACATGAGCGACCTGCTCACCGGCAAGCGCAAGCTGACTGATTTCCAGGGCTTGGCCGCTTGCGGTGGTTTCAGTTATGGCGACGTGCTGGGTGCTGGCGAAGGTTGGGCCAAAACCATTCGCTACAACAGCGTACTGGCTGACCAGTTCGCCGAGTTCTTTGGCCGCGGCGATGTGTTTGGTTTGGGTGTTTGCAACGGTTGCCAAATGATGGCCACGCTGGCTGATCTAATTCCCGGCGCAACACATTGGCCAAAGCTGATGCGCAATGAAAGCGAGCAATATGAAGCACGCTTGGTGAATGTAAAAATCAACAAAACGCCCTCGATTTTGTTAGGTGGAATGGAAGGCTCGGTGGTGCCCGTGGTGGTTGCACACGGTGAAGGTCGCGCCGATTTTTCACGCCAGGGCAACCATGGCAAATTGAGCTCGGAAGGTTTGGTGGCCGTGCAGTATGTGAATTCGCAGGGCGAGGCCACACAGCAGTACCCATTCAACCCCAACGGTAGCCCTGAAGCGTTGGCAGGTTTCACCACGCCAGATGGTCGTTTCACCATCATGATGCCGCATCCGGAACGCGTATTCCGCAATGTGCAAATGAGCTGGGCGCCCAAAGATGCAGGCGAGTTTTCGCCTTGGATGCGTTTGTTCTACAACGCGCGCAAGGCCTTGGGTTAA
- the pgsA gene encoding CDP-diacylglycerol--glycerol-3-phosphate 3-phosphatidyltransferase produces the protein MPMNLPMILTWVRIVLIPLVVGIYFLPETIMSISMQNWVGAWVFVFAAITDFVDGYLARRWNQTSAFGAFLDPVADKLMVGAALIVLVDLGRIGPFIALIIIGREITISALREWMASIGARNSVAVNWLGKFKTIAQMVAIPMLLVNETWMGIDFHVLGTLGIYVAAVLTVWSMCYYLMKAWPELRNRS, from the coding sequence ATGCCAATGAACCTGCCCATGATCCTGACCTGGGTCCGGATTGTACTGATTCCCTTGGTTGTCGGCATTTATTTTCTGCCTGAAACAATCATGTCCATCTCCATGCAAAACTGGGTAGGTGCCTGGGTGTTTGTCTTCGCGGCCATTACCGACTTTGTGGATGGTTACCTGGCACGCCGCTGGAATCAAACCTCGGCTTTTGGTGCATTTCTTGACCCCGTGGCCGACAAGCTGATGGTGGGCGCTGCCTTGATTGTGCTGGTTGATCTTGGGCGTATCGGCCCATTTATCGCGCTGATTATTATTGGTCGAGAAATTACCATTTCCGCCCTACGCGAATGGATGGCCAGCATCGGCGCGCGCAACAGCGTGGCCGTGAACTGGCTTGGCAAATTCAAAACTATCGCGCAAATGGTGGCCATTCCCATGTTGTTGGTCAATGAAACCTGGATGGGCATCGACTTCCATGTGCTGGGTACCTTGGGTATTTACGTGGCAGCCGTTTTGACGGTTTGGTCGATGTGCTATTACCTGATGAAAGCCTGGCCAGAACTCCGCAATCGAAGCTGA
- the nhaA gene encoding Na+/H+ antiporter NhaA: MAQVEIPLSNTFQQFFQSERAGSVLLTAFALLALALANSPIGNEFVGFWQNVVAGLSLAYWVNDGLMAIFFLLVGLELKRELVSGELSNLKKALFPVLAAAGGVLIPASIHFALNAGTPTQAGIGIPMATDIVFALAALSLLGKSVPASLKVFLVAVAVVDDLVAIIVIAVFYTSQLSLTFLGLALLVLIAMFVMNRLFKIVTLVPYLLLGVLMWFFMLKSGVHATLAGVLLAFAIPASKVVDDADSPSEVLEHALHKPVTLLILPIFAFVNAGVIVGAGWAESLMSSNSMGIILGLVVGKPIGVTLFAFVAVALGLCRLPNDLAWRHVFGAGALAGIGFTMSIFITNLAFVGAGDLVNDSKMAILIASVLSGLIGFTWLKLRGSPAN, encoded by the coding sequence ATGGCCCAGGTTGAAATTCCTTTGTCGAATACCTTCCAGCAGTTTTTCCAATCCGAACGCGCGGGCAGTGTGCTTTTGACCGCCTTTGCGCTGCTTGCGCTTGCCTTGGCCAACTCCCCAATAGGCAATGAGTTCGTTGGCTTTTGGCAAAACGTAGTAGCCGGCTTGAGCCTGGCGTATTGGGTTAACGATGGACTGATGGCGATCTTTTTTCTGCTTGTTGGCCTTGAACTAAAGCGTGAACTGGTGAGTGGTGAGCTTTCAAATTTAAAAAAGGCGTTGTTTCCCGTTCTTGCGGCGGCTGGTGGGGTTCTTATTCCAGCAAGCATTCATTTTGCATTGAATGCCGGTACACCTACACAGGCCGGTATCGGCATTCCAATGGCGACAGACATTGTTTTTGCTTTGGCTGCATTAAGTCTGCTTGGAAAATCGGTGCCTGCTTCCCTGAAGGTTTTTCTGGTGGCCGTGGCGGTCGTCGATGACCTGGTGGCCATCATCGTAATCGCTGTGTTTTACACAAGCCAGTTATCTCTCACTTTCCTGGGATTGGCCTTGCTGGTACTCATTGCGATGTTTGTCATGAATCGTTTATTCAAAATCGTGACACTTGTGCCGTATCTTCTTTTGGGTGTTTTGATGTGGTTCTTCATGTTGAAGTCGGGTGTGCATGCGACCCTTGCCGGCGTATTACTGGCTTTCGCCATTCCAGCTTCCAAAGTGGTTGACGACGCCGACTCACCTTCCGAGGTGCTTGAACATGCGCTTCACAAGCCAGTGACACTGCTGATTCTGCCGATCTTCGCTTTTGTGAACGCTGGGGTAATTGTTGGTGCGGGCTGGGCAGAAAGTTTAATGAGTTCCAACAGCATGGGTATTATTCTTGGTCTGGTTGTTGGCAAACCCATTGGTGTGACCTTGTTCGCGTTTGTGGCTGTGGCTCTTGGTTTGTGCCGTTTACCAAATGATTTGGCCTGGCGTCATGTGTTCGGTGCCGGGGCCTTGGCGGGTATTGGATTCACAATGTCCATCTTCATTACCAACCTTGCCTTTGTGGGCGCGGGCGATCTGGTCAACGATTCAAAAATGGCGATTTTGATTGCCTCTGTGTTGTCCGGCCTGATTGGATTCACTTGGCTGAAATTACGCGGCTCTCCGGCGAACTAA